ATAGCATCTCCTATTACAGATAAAATTAATTGTTTAGTTCCATCAGCTCCTGGCAAACTAGCTACTTCACTTGTAGAATAACCTAAACAAGCAAATGCAAATCCCCAACCTAGTGCTGCTGTAATAGCTAGAGGAATCCAATACTTTGCAACAACGTGCGAATTATCAACAGAATCATCTACGTCTGATGCTGGCGTGTATCCTAATAAAACACAACCGGCAACTACAGCTATACCTCCTATCCACATAATAGTAGTTGCTTCTTGACCAATCCATAAGTACAATACTCCCATTACAATCGCTGGGTAAGCTGCTGCCACAGTTCCAACAATCGCGATTGGTGCGTATCTAATACATACAAAATAAGCTGCCCATGCAATACCGTCTAATACGTAAGAGAATATCCCCCAAAACGTAAAGGCTCCCGCAAACTCACCAGTCTCCGTATAAAATGGGTTTGGTGCTCCCCAGTATAACCATAAGGCAATGTTCACAAAAGAAACTGCAAACACGAAATACAAACAAAACTTTGTACCCGATACATCATTAATATACTTTTTTGTAAATCCTTGACCAAAGCCCCATCCGAACATAGCGCCAAAAGCCAATAACATCCATGCAGATATCATATCTTAACTTTTTAAAATTGTGCGAGGAATTTCCCTCAATAATTGCTTGCTGTTTAATCAATAGCACTAAACCTCAGCGCTAACTCGGCGAATATCGTGAAATATTCGAAATCAGCAAATCAAATTAGGTATAGGTTGTTAACAGCAATAATTAATAATAATGATCTTCTTTAGTGATAGATTAACATACCATACATATATAATGTGTGGATAATTAATTTGCCGCAACTACTGTTAAAACAAAAGTCTTAGGGCCTACTTTATATATAGATTCCAGGTGCGTTAATAACTGGTTAATTTTTTCTCCTATTTTTTTTTACAATTGAATAATATATTTATTTACATTTGCTCCCGAAATCGGCAACACGACTGACGTAGATGGCTACATCGCTATAATTGAGCTACTTAATTAAAGCAAAGCCCTGAACAAAGTAATTGAACGTTGATTTCTAGTTGATTATATTACGTTAGAATAATTTGTTTTTTGATTAATTAGCAGTAGAATTGTCGTCCTTTTGGATTGTACGAAGAAAGGCGATACTTATATAAAAGAATAAAACAGTATTAATAAATTTAGAAAATGGCAGACTTACCCAAGCACGCTCGTGTTGTAATTATTGGAGGAGGAATTATAGG
This window of the Flavobacteriales bacterium genome carries:
- a CDS encoding EamA family transporter; its protein translation is MISAWMLLAFGAMFGWGFGQGFTKKYINDVSGTKFCLYFVFAVSFVNIALWLYWGAPNPFYTETGEFAGAFTFWGIFSYVLDGIAWAAYFVCIRYAPIAIVGTVAAAYPAIVMGVLYLWIGQEATTIMWIGGIAVVAGCVLLGYTPASDVDDSVDNSHVVAKYWIPLAITAALGWGFAFACLGYSTSEVASLPGADGTKQLILSVIGDAIILIPFALIAGKGDKHDMEGLKLAVLPMVLFAVGNACNMLAYNADGGAQNGGLIAAIGAAYPMITLGFAYIFLKERIIPFHWMAIGVIMTGIMLCTGSVETLLGL